A window from Halarchaeum grantii encodes these proteins:
- a CDS encoding DUF7331 family protein, with the protein MKDVSDNATQDDEHGNHVPQLPEGDDPREGIETYETGDGVVLYDSENPLAWLKATHAVPLGDQR; encoded by the coding sequence GTGAAAGACGTGTCCGATAATGCCACGCAGGACGACGAGCACGGGAATCACGTTCCCCAGCTCCCCGAAGGCGACGACCCCAGAGAAGGCATCGAGACGTACGAGACCGGTGATGGGGTCGTGCTCTACGACTCGGAGAACCCCCTCGCGTGGCTGAAGGCGACGCACGCGGTCCCCCTCGGTGATCAGCGCTAA
- the sufB gene encoding Fe-S cluster assembly protein SufB produces MSSEENLQETDTEARFEFKKEQHSAFQSEKGLTEETIRLISEDKDEPDWMLERRLRALKQYKKMPMPTDWPGQPDLSELDVEEIVPYIRPDVETRGGAENWEDLPDEIQDTFEKLGIPEAEREALSGVGAQYESEVVYQNMQERWEEKGVVFCNMDEAVQEHEELVKEHFMTKCVPASDNKFAALHGAVWSGGSFVYIPEDVTVNMPVQAYFRMNSEGMGQFEHTLIIAEEGSEVHYIEGCSAPKYGTHNLHSGGVEVFVKEDAHVQYSTVQNWSKNTFNLNTKRAIVEENGTMEWVSGSMGSKATMLYPCTILKGRGATDNHITIAFAGEGQDIDTGAKVYHNAPDTKSTIESKSISKDGGRTNYRGLVHIADGAEDSSTSVECDALMFDNESTSDTMPYMEINESKVDVAHEATVGKIGDEDVFYLQSRGLDDDDAKQMIVAGFIEPITEELPIEYAVELNRLIELEMEGSLG; encoded by the coding sequence ATGAGTTCAGAAGAGAACCTACAAGAGACCGACACCGAGGCGCGCTTCGAGTTCAAGAAGGAGCAGCATTCGGCCTTCCAGTCCGAGAAGGGACTGACCGAGGAGACCATCCGACTCATCTCCGAGGACAAGGACGAACCCGACTGGATGCTCGAGCGCCGCCTCCGCGCGCTCAAGCAGTACAAGAAGATGCCGATGCCGACGGATTGGCCGGGCCAGCCCGACCTCTCCGAACTCGACGTCGAGGAGATCGTCCCGTACATCCGCCCCGACGTCGAGACGCGCGGCGGCGCGGAGAACTGGGAGGACCTCCCGGACGAGATTCAGGACACCTTCGAGAAACTCGGTATCCCGGAGGCCGAGCGCGAGGCGCTCAGCGGCGTCGGCGCGCAGTACGAGTCCGAGGTCGTCTACCAGAACATGCAGGAGCGCTGGGAGGAGAAGGGCGTGGTCTTCTGCAACATGGACGAGGCCGTCCAGGAGCACGAGGAACTCGTCAAGGAGCACTTCATGACGAAGTGCGTCCCCGCCAGCGACAACAAGTTCGCGGCGCTCCACGGCGCGGTCTGGAGCGGTGGCTCGTTCGTCTACATCCCCGAGGACGTCACGGTGAACATGCCCGTGCAGGCCTACTTCCGGATGAACTCGGAGGGGATGGGTCAGTTCGAGCACACGCTCATCATCGCCGAAGAGGGCTCCGAGGTCCACTACATCGAGGGCTGTAGCGCGCCGAAGTACGGCACGCACAACCTCCACAGTGGCGGGGTCGAAGTCTTCGTGAAGGAGGACGCCCACGTGCAGTACTCGACCGTGCAGAACTGGTCGAAGAACACGTTCAACCTCAACACGAAGCGCGCCATCGTCGAGGAGAACGGCACGATGGAGTGGGTCTCGGGCAGTATGGGCTCGAAGGCCACGATGCTCTACCCGTGTACCATCCTCAAGGGTCGTGGCGCGACGGACAACCACATCACCATCGCCTTCGCGGGCGAGGGGCAGGACATCGACACCGGCGCGAAGGTCTACCACAACGCGCCCGACACGAAGTCCACCATCGAGTCCAAGTCCATCAGCAAGGACGGCGGCCGCACGAACTACCGTGGCCTCGTCCACATCGCGGACGGTGCCGAGGACTCCTCGACGTCCGTCGAGTGCGACGCGCTGATGTTCGACAACGAGTCGACCAGCGACACCATGCCGTACATGGAGATCAACGAGTCCAAAGTCGACGTCGCCCACGAGGCGACGGTCGGGAAGATCGGCGACGAGGACGTCTTCTACCTCCAGAGCCGCGGCCTCGACGACGACGACGCGAAGCAGATGATCGTCGCCGGCTTCATCGAGCCGATCACGGAAGAACTGCCCATCGAGTACGCCGTCGAGCTCAACCGCCTCATCGAGCTCGAGATGGAGGGGAGCCTCGGGTAA
- a CDS encoding DNA-directed DNA polymerase, which yields MTNASLTDFSAGGDGGDADGDAAARPEEEARYVAGDDDPVVSEVFDAESGALPDVDATLELMVTQVDYTVEGSGERERPVIHVFGRTSENTVEHVRVHGFRPYFYAPTDSLTEDDLAKDVITGHEGGYESIRGDDLTKIFGRTPRDVGNIRDEYDHYEADILFPNRFLIDKDVNSGIRVPARRAESDGALVVRHDEVEAVEASADLRVNTFDIEVDDRNGFPEEGEEPIVCLTSHDSYRDEYVAWLQTANEGDAPAPDDLDDYDLLDAEAGATVDVRVFETEEAMLEAFLTYLTETDPDVLTGWNFSDFDAPYFIDRLEELDAGTDHDLSYHRLSRVNEVWRSDWQGPNIKGRVVFDLLYAYQRTQFSELDSYRLDAVAETELGVGKERYAGDIGDLWEDDPERLLEYNVRDVELCVEIDSKQDVVSFWEEVSTFVGCKLEDATTPGDAVDVYVLHKAHGRFALPSKGRQESEDYEGGAVFDPITGVKENVTVLDLKSLYPMSMMTINASPETKVDPDEYAGDTFRAPNGTHFREEPDGIIREIIDETLSEREEKKGLRNDHDPGTNEYERYDRQQAAVKVIMNSLYGVLGWERFRLYDKEMGAAVTATGRDVIEFTADAAGELDYEIAYGDTDSVMLELGGDVETEEAIGQSFEIEEYINGRYDEFAREELDAEEHFFEIEFEKLYRRFFQAGKKKRYAGHIVWKEGKHVDDIDITGFEYKRSDIAPITKDVQKQVIDMIVHGEEADAVKEHVHGVIEEFRDGDVDLDDVGIPGGIGKRLDNYDTDTAQVRGAKYANLLLGTNFQRGSKPKRLYLQKVHPEFFRELEADRPELQDDPLYIEFKRDPDVICYEYADQIPDAFEVDWETMLEKTLKGPIERITEALGVTWDEVESGQTQTGLGSYM from the coding sequence ATGACGAACGCCAGCCTCACGGACTTCTCGGCCGGCGGCGACGGCGGCGACGCAGACGGCGACGCCGCCGCCCGCCCCGAGGAGGAGGCGCGATACGTCGCCGGCGACGACGACCCCGTCGTCAGCGAGGTGTTCGACGCCGAATCCGGCGCGCTCCCCGATGTCGACGCCACGCTCGAGTTGATGGTGACGCAGGTCGACTACACCGTCGAGGGCTCCGGCGAGCGCGAGCGCCCCGTGATCCACGTCTTCGGTCGGACGAGCGAGAACACGGTCGAGCACGTCCGCGTCCACGGCTTCCGCCCGTACTTCTACGCGCCCACCGACTCCCTCACCGAGGACGATCTCGCGAAGGACGTCATCACCGGCCACGAGGGGGGCTACGAGTCGATCCGCGGCGACGACCTCACGAAGATATTCGGGCGAACCCCGCGCGACGTCGGGAACATCCGCGACGAGTACGACCACTACGAGGCGGACATCCTCTTCCCGAACCGCTTCCTCATCGACAAGGACGTCAACAGCGGGATCCGCGTGCCCGCCCGCCGCGCCGAGAGCGACGGCGCACTCGTCGTCCGCCACGACGAAGTCGAGGCCGTCGAGGCGTCCGCCGACCTCCGCGTGAACACCTTCGACATCGAGGTCGACGACCGCAACGGCTTCCCCGAGGAGGGCGAAGAACCCATCGTCTGCCTCACCAGCCACGACAGCTACCGCGACGAGTACGTCGCGTGGCTCCAGACGGCGAACGAGGGCGACGCGCCCGCGCCCGACGACCTCGACGACTACGACCTCCTCGACGCCGAGGCCGGCGCCACCGTCGACGTCCGTGTCTTCGAGACGGAGGAGGCGATGCTCGAGGCCTTCCTCACCTACCTCACGGAGACCGACCCCGACGTCCTCACCGGATGGAACTTCTCGGACTTCGACGCGCCCTACTTCATCGACCGCCTCGAGGAACTCGACGCGGGCACCGACCACGACCTCTCCTACCACCGCCTCTCGCGCGTGAACGAAGTGTGGCGCTCGGACTGGCAGGGCCCGAACATCAAGGGGCGAGTGGTCTTCGACCTCCTCTACGCCTACCAGCGCACCCAGTTCTCCGAACTCGACTCCTACCGGCTCGACGCCGTCGCCGAGACGGAACTCGGCGTCGGGAAGGAGCGCTACGCGGGCGACATCGGCGACCTCTGGGAGGACGACCCCGAGCGCCTCCTGGAGTACAACGTCAGGGACGTCGAGCTCTGCGTCGAGATCGACAGCAAACAGGACGTCGTCTCCTTCTGGGAGGAGGTCTCGACGTTCGTCGGCTGTAAGCTCGAGGACGCGACGACGCCGGGCGACGCGGTGGACGTCTACGTCCTCCACAAGGCCCACGGACGCTTCGCGCTCCCCTCGAAGGGGCGCCAGGAGTCCGAGGACTACGAGGGGGGCGCCGTCTTCGACCCGATCACGGGCGTGAAGGAGAACGTGACGGTGCTCGACCTGAAGAGCCTCTACCCGATGTCGATGATGACCATCAACGCCTCCCCGGAGACGAAGGTCGACCCCGACGAGTACGCGGGCGACACCTTCCGCGCGCCCAACGGGACGCACTTCCGGGAGGAGCCCGACGGCATCATCCGCGAGATCATCGACGAGACGCTCTCGGAGCGCGAGGAGAAGAAGGGGCTCCGCAACGACCACGACCCCGGAACGAACGAGTACGAGCGCTACGACCGCCAGCAGGCCGCCGTGAAGGTCATCATGAACTCGCTCTACGGCGTGCTGGGCTGGGAGCGCTTCCGCCTCTACGACAAGGAGATGGGCGCCGCCGTCACCGCGACGGGTCGCGACGTCATCGAGTTCACCGCCGACGCCGCGGGCGAACTCGACTACGAGATCGCCTACGGGGACACGGACTCCGTGATGCTCGAACTCGGCGGCGACGTCGAGACCGAGGAGGCCATCGGGCAGTCCTTCGAGATAGAGGAGTACATCAACGGCCGCTACGACGAGTTCGCGCGCGAGGAACTCGACGCCGAGGAGCACTTCTTCGAGATCGAGTTCGAGAAGCTATATAGACGGTTCTTCCAGGCGGGCAAGAAGAAGCGCTACGCCGGCCACATCGTCTGGAAGGAGGGCAAGCACGTCGACGACATCGACATCACGGGCTTCGAGTACAAGCGAAGCGATATCGCGCCCATCACGAAGGACGTCCAGAAGCAGGTCATCGACATGATCGTCCACGGGGAGGAGGCGGACGCCGTGAAGGAGCACGTCCACGGCGTCATCGAGGAGTTCCGCGACGGCGACGTCGACCTCGACGACGTCGGGATTCCGGGGGGGATCGGGAAGCGCCTCGACAACTACGACACCGACACCGCGCAGGTCCGGGGCGCGAAGTACGCGAACCTCCTCCTCGGGACGAACTTCCAGCGCGGGTCGAAGCCGAAGCGCCTCTACCTGCAGAAGGTGCATCCGGAGTTCTTCCGCGAACTCGAGGCCGACCGCCCGGAGTTGCAGGACGACCCGCTCTACATCGAGTTCAAGCGCGACCCGGACGTCATCTGCTACGAGTACGCCGACCAGATACCGGACGCCTTCGAGGTGGACTGGGAGACGATGCTGGAGAAGACGCTGAAGGGCCCCATCGAGCGCATCACGGAAGCGCTCGGCGTCACGTGGGACGAGGTCGAGTCGGGACAGACCCAGACCGGCCTCGGCTCCTACATGTAG
- a CDS encoding DUF7346 family protein, producing the protein MRTVRDADGHTYLLVKESTESSLVRDPETGAETHLPNDELESAGGTDPLEAAARAVPEPTRRVLTVARTERALGLLCELRERGALPVRTVLAEYDLCESDVHGLFTEFRAAGLVAEAEVYGERGYELTDAGEAGVDALRD; encoded by the coding sequence ATGCGGACCGTTCGCGACGCCGACGGCCACACCTACCTGCTCGTGAAGGAGTCCACGGAGAGCAGCCTCGTCCGCGACCCCGAGACCGGCGCGGAGACCCATCTCCCGAACGACGAACTCGAATCAGCGGGCGGTACCGACCCGCTCGAGGCCGCCGCGCGCGCCGTCCCCGAGCCGACGCGGCGCGTCCTCACCGTCGCGCGGACCGAGCGCGCGCTCGGCCTCCTCTGCGAACTCCGCGAGCGCGGCGCCCTCCCCGTGCGCACCGTCCTCGCCGAGTACGACCTCTGCGAGAGCGACGTCCACGGCCTCTTCACGGAGTTCCGCGCCGCCGGTCTCGTCGCCGAGGCCGAGGTGTACGGCGAGCGCGGCTACGAACTCACCGACGCCGGCGAGGCCGGTGTCGATGCCCTCCGCGACTAG
- the sufD gene encoding Fe-S cluster assembly protein SufD: protein MSGAKQFHAGIDVETVERIAEERNEPKWLRAKRLDALEALSDLDYPDVIQTPGRTWTNLADLDFEALVEPFDQTEEKDWVADDQATVVPFHEALNDADLEELVKEHFGSVVDPEENRLTALSTALFTTGTVIYVPSNVDAEDVKIRTTMNGTSLFNYTLVVTDQNASVTILERQETGNEANDSDERYYSGIVEVAAGENAYVQYGSLQDFDQSTYNYTLKRGVTDTYSTLNWIEGNLGSRLTKTGVSTLLEGESSETKIVGAFFGHEDQHFDLDSKVWHRNEHTTADLVTRGVIDDEARSVYEGVQDVGRDAWDTSSYQRENTLMLSDESEADASPKLIINNHDTEASHSATVGQIDQEDLFYMEGRAIPEQTAKNMLVEGFFVPVLEEVEVDELREDLEERIAELLRE from the coding sequence ATGAGCGGAGCGAAACAGTTCCACGCCGGCATCGACGTGGAGACGGTCGAGCGGATCGCCGAGGAGCGCAACGAGCCGAAGTGGCTCCGCGCGAAGCGCCTCGACGCCCTCGAAGCCCTCTCCGACCTCGACTACCCGGACGTCATCCAGACGCCGGGCCGGACGTGGACGAACCTCGCGGACCTCGACTTCGAGGCGCTCGTCGAGCCGTTCGACCAGACCGAGGAGAAGGACTGGGTCGCGGACGACCAGGCGACCGTGGTGCCGTTCCACGAGGCGCTGAACGACGCGGACCTCGAAGAGCTCGTCAAGGAGCACTTCGGGAGCGTCGTCGACCCCGAGGAGAACCGCCTCACGGCGCTCTCCACCGCGCTCTTCACGACCGGGACGGTCATCTACGTCCCCTCGAACGTCGACGCCGAGGACGTGAAGATCCGGACGACGATGAACGGGACGTCCCTGTTCAACTACACGCTCGTCGTCACCGACCAGAACGCCTCCGTCACCATCCTCGAGCGACAGGAGACGGGGAACGAGGCGAACGACTCCGACGAGCGCTACTACTCAGGCATCGTCGAAGTCGCCGCCGGCGAGAACGCCTACGTCCAGTACGGCTCGCTCCAGGACTTCGATCAGTCCACGTACAACTACACGCTGAAGCGCGGCGTCACCGACACGTACTCGACGCTGAACTGGATCGAGGGCAACCTCGGCTCCCGCCTCACGAAGACGGGGGTCTCCACCCTGCTCGAGGGCGAGTCCTCGGAGACGAAGATCGTCGGCGCGTTCTTCGGCCACGAGGACCAGCACTTCGACCTCGACTCGAAGGTCTGGCACCGCAACGAGCACACGACCGCGGACCTCGTGACGCGCGGCGTCATCGACGACGAGGCGCGCAGCGTCTACGAGGGCGTGCAGGACGTCGGTCGCGACGCGTGGGACACCTCGAGCTACCAGCGCGAGAACACGCTGATGCTCAGTGACGAGTCCGAGGCCGACGCCTCGCCGAAACTCATCATCAACAACCACGACACCGAGGCGAGTCACTCCGCGACGGTCGGCCAGATCGACCAGGAGGACCTCTTCTACATGGAGGGACGCGCCATCCCCGAGCAGACCGCGAAGAACATGCTCGTCGAGGGCTTCTTCGTTCCCGTCCTCGAGGAGGTCGAGGTCGACGAGCTCCGCGAGGACCTAGAGGAACGCATCGCGGAACTCCTCCGCGAGTAA
- a CDS encoding DUF7322 domain-containing protein codes for MKNPLTPASEAADDEQDAEESNVDLSDPLQRQFVYLVVVFNVAVLAAAVGLMLLYFRGQLLLGGGVALFGFAGLAYGLYTYRGVQREIDAGVHDAPEETDADESA; via the coding sequence GTGAAGAACCCGCTGACGCCCGCCAGCGAGGCGGCCGACGACGAGCAGGACGCAGAGGAGTCGAACGTCGACCTCAGCGACCCGCTCCAGCGCCAGTTCGTCTACCTCGTCGTCGTCTTCAACGTCGCCGTCCTCGCCGCCGCCGTCGGCCTCATGCTCCTCTACTTCCGTGGCCAACTCCTCCTCGGCGGCGGCGTCGCGCTCTTCGGGTTCGCCGGACTCGCCTACGGCCTCTACACCTATCGCGGCGTCCAGCGCGAGATCGACGCCGGCGTCCACGACGCCCCCGAGGAGACGGACGCGGACGAGTCCGCGTGA
- the rad50 gene encoding DNA double-strand break repair ATPase Rad50, whose translation MRIDRVRLSNFKCYADADASLDSGVTVIHGLNGSGKSSLLEACFFALYGATPLDRTLDEIVTIGAEEAEVDLWFTHAGASFHLHRRVRDTGERATTADCTLETPTDTIEGARDVRDYVVDLLRMDADAFVNCAYVRQGEVNKLINASPQERQDMIDDLLQLGKLEDYRQRAEQARRGVQSVRDRQRERLADLDERVAEYEERDLHAELNERETELAEIEDEIEDFEANREQAQQTKEEAERIVEQYAEKRAELEDLAETVDELKEAIAETEREREALGETVTDARERVEALDERVADLLTEADLDADADAVAVEVVRERRAEAADERDDVQEAHGDCRTAIQSHASEAEAKRERATDLAERAEDARERAAELEGEAREAAEKVAEADERIADIEDAIEAKREAFADAPVDVGDAADYRESLREDLEAVRERESEIRGDLQAARSAVEEAEALRKAGKCPECGQPVEGSPHVDALEERRAEVESLEADLAAVREEKADVEERLERADALVDAESEVERLASRKRDVVELRDGHADAVESARADADSKREEAADLEERADDAREAATDAEERADEARDRLGALNGRLAELKSRVATLDDLADALADRESATNDLESARERRENLADVNDERRERLAEKRERKRELEAEFDEERLEDAHAERERAADYLEKVTEKLDELGERRDDVRDRITVLQKEIADLEDLREERDAAQERVDAVESLVGESEELEAMYGTLRTELRQRNVEKLERLLNETFDLVYGNDSYARLELDGDYELTVYQKDGETLEPDQLSGGERALFNLSLRCAVYRLLAEGIEGSAPLPPLILDEPTVFLDAGHVSRLVDLVESMRELGVEQILVVSHDDELVGAADDLLHVEKDATSNRSHVTEGIEAESAATLD comes from the coding sequence GTGAGGATCGACCGCGTTCGCCTCTCGAACTTCAAGTGCTACGCCGACGCGGACGCCTCGCTCGACTCGGGCGTCACCGTCATCCACGGCCTGAACGGGAGCGGGAAGTCCTCGCTCCTCGAGGCGTGTTTCTTCGCGCTCTACGGCGCGACGCCGCTCGACCGAACCCTCGACGAGATCGTCACCATCGGCGCCGAGGAGGCCGAGGTCGACCTCTGGTTCACGCACGCCGGCGCGTCCTTCCACCTCCACCGGCGCGTGCGGGACACCGGCGAGCGCGCGACGACCGCCGACTGCACGCTCGAGACGCCGACCGACACCATCGAGGGCGCACGCGACGTCCGCGACTACGTCGTCGACCTCCTGCGGATGGACGCGGACGCCTTCGTCAACTGCGCGTACGTTCGGCAGGGCGAGGTGAACAAGCTCATCAACGCCAGCCCGCAGGAGCGCCAGGACATGATCGACGACCTCCTCCAGCTCGGCAAGCTCGAGGACTACCGCCAGCGCGCCGAGCAGGCCCGTCGGGGCGTGCAGTCCGTCCGCGACCGCCAGCGCGAGCGCCTCGCGGACCTCGACGAGCGAGTCGCGGAGTACGAGGAGCGCGACCTGCACGCCGAGCTGAACGAGCGCGAGACGGAGCTCGCGGAGATTGAGGACGAGATCGAGGACTTCGAGGCGAACCGCGAGCAGGCTCAGCAGACGAAGGAGGAGGCCGAGCGCATCGTCGAGCAGTACGCCGAGAAGCGCGCGGAGCTCGAGGACCTCGCGGAAACGGTCGACGAGTTGAAGGAGGCCATCGCGGAGACGGAGCGCGAGCGCGAGGCACTCGGGGAGACCGTCACCGACGCCCGTGAACGCGTCGAGGCGCTGGACGAACGCGTCGCCGACCTGCTCACCGAGGCCGACCTCGACGCCGACGCGGACGCCGTAGCCGTCGAAGTAGTGCGCGAGCGACGCGCCGAGGCCGCCGACGAGCGCGACGACGTGCAGGAGGCGCACGGCGACTGCCGGACGGCCATCCAGTCGCACGCGAGCGAGGCGGAGGCGAAACGCGAGCGCGCCACCGACCTCGCGGAGCGCGCCGAGGACGCCCGCGAACGCGCCGCCGAACTCGAGGGCGAGGCGCGCGAGGCCGCCGAGAAGGTCGCCGAGGCCGACGAGCGCATCGCGGACATCGAGGACGCCATCGAGGCGAAGCGCGAGGCGTTCGCGGACGCACCCGTCGACGTCGGCGACGCGGCGGACTACCGCGAGTCGCTCCGCGAGGACCTCGAGGCCGTCCGCGAGCGCGAGTCCGAGATCCGCGGCGACCTACAGGCCGCGCGCTCGGCCGTCGAGGAGGCCGAAGCCCTCCGCAAGGCCGGGAAGTGCCCGGAGTGCGGCCAGCCGGTCGAGGGCTCCCCGCACGTCGACGCGCTCGAAGAGCGCCGCGCCGAGGTCGAATCGCTCGAAGCGGACCTCGCGGCCGTCCGCGAGGAGAAAGCCGACGTCGAGGAGCGCCTCGAGCGCGCGGACGCGCTCGTGGACGCGGAGAGCGAGGTCGAACGCCTCGCCTCCCGGAAGCGGGACGTCGTGGAACTCCGGGACGGCCACGCGGACGCCGTGGAGTCGGCGCGCGCCGACGCCGACTCGAAGCGCGAGGAGGCCGCCGACCTCGAAGAGCGCGCCGACGACGCTCGGGAGGCCGCCACGGATGCCGAGGAGCGCGCGGACGAGGCGCGCGATCGACTCGGCGCGCTGAACGGCCGCCTCGCCGAGCTGAAGTCGCGCGTGGCGACGCTGGACGACCTCGCGGACGCGCTCGCGGACCGCGAGAGCGCGACGAACGACCTCGAGAGCGCCCGCGAACGCCGCGAGAACCTCGCGGACGTGAACGACGAGCGCCGTGAGCGCCTCGCGGAGAAACGCGAGCGCAAGCGCGAGCTCGAAGCGGAGTTCGACGAGGAGCGCCTCGAGGACGCGCACGCGGAGCGCGAGCGCGCCGCTGACTATCTCGAGAAAGTCACCGAGAAACTCGACGAGCTGGGCGAGCGACGCGACGACGTGCGCGACCGGATCACCGTCCTGCAGAAGGAGATCGCGGACCTCGAGGACCTCCGGGAGGAGCGCGACGCCGCACAGGAGCGCGTCGACGCCGTCGAGTCGCTCGTCGGTGAGTCCGAGGAGCTGGAGGCCATGTACGGCACCCTCCGGACCGAGCTCCGCCAGCGGAACGTCGAGAAGCTCGAGCGCCTGTTGAACGAGACGTTCGACCTCGTCTACGGCAACGACTCCTACGCGCGCCTCGAACTCGACGGCGACTACGAGCTCACGGTCTACCAGAAGGACGGCGAGACGCTCGAGCCCGACCAGCTCTCCGGGGGCGAGCGCGCGCTGTTCAACCTCTCGCTACGCTGTGCGGTCTACCGGTTGCTCGCGGAGGGCATCGAGGGCTCGGCGCCGCTCCCGCCGCTCATCCTCGACGAACCCACGGTCTTCCTCGACGCCGGGCACGTCTCGCGGCTCGTCGACCTCGTGGAGTCGATGCGCGAACTCGGCGTCGAGCAGATCCTCGTGGTGAGCCACGACGACGAACTCGTCGGCGCGGCGGACGACCTCCTGCACGTCGAGAAGGACGCGACGTCGAATCGCTCGCACGTCACCGAGGGGATCGAGGCGGAGAGCGCGGCGACCCTCGACTAG
- a CDS encoding ABC transporter ATP-binding protein codes for MATIELKNVHAEVAEGDEQILHGVDLEVSSGEIHALMGPNGSGKSTTSKVIAGHPAYEVTEGEILLHLEEGDFDDVEAVPEDARTWNLLELEPNERAALGVFLAFQYPAEIEGVTMTNFLRTALNAKVEEREELLFGEDEEEDEEEDAGYETSPMEGPADEGEIGVAEFQQKLKETMELLDMDEKFAHRYLNAGFSGGEKKQNEVLQAALLEPTIAVLDEIDSGLDIDRLQDVANGINALRDEQGTGVLQITHYQRILDYVEPDTVHIMLDGEIAMEGGPELAEKLEDKGYDWVREQVYNAA; via the coding sequence ATGGCTACGATCGAACTCAAGAACGTCCACGCGGAAGTCGCCGAGGGGGACGAACAGATCCTTCACGGCGTCGACCTAGAGGTCTCCTCCGGCGAGATCCACGCCCTGATGGGGCCGAACGGGAGCGGGAAGTCCACCACGTCGAAGGTCATCGCCGGCCACCCCGCCTACGAGGTCACGGAGGGCGAGATCCTCCTCCACCTCGAGGAGGGCGACTTCGACGACGTCGAGGCGGTCCCCGAGGACGCCCGCACGTGGAACCTCCTCGAACTCGAACCGAACGAGCGCGCCGCGCTCGGCGTCTTCCTCGCCTTCCAGTATCCCGCAGAGATCGAGGGCGTCACGATGACGAACTTCCTCCGCACCGCGCTGAACGCGAAGGTCGAGGAGCGCGAGGAGCTGCTCTTCGGCGAGGACGAGGAGGAGGACGAAGAAGAGGACGCGGGCTACGAGACCTCCCCGATGGAGGGGCCCGCCGACGAGGGCGAGATCGGCGTCGCCGAGTTCCAGCAGAAGCTCAAGGAGACGATGGAGCTCCTCGACATGGACGAGAAGTTCGCCCACCGATACCTCAACGCCGGCTTCTCCGGCGGTGAGAAGAAACAGAACGAGGTCCTGCAGGCGGCCCTGCTCGAGCCCACCATCGCGGTGCTCGACGAGATCGACAGCGGTCTCGACATCGACCGCCTTCAGGACGTCGCGAACGGCATCAACGCCCTTCGCGACGAGCAGGGCACCGGCGTCCTGCAGATCACGCACTACCAGCGCATCCTCGACTACGTCGAACCCGACACCGTCCACATCATGCTCGACGGCGAAATCGCCATGGAGGGCGGTCCGGAACTCGCCGAGAAGCTCGAGGACAAGGGGTACGACTGGGTGCGCGAGCAGGTCTACAACGCGGCTTAA
- a CDS encoding DJ-1/PfpI family protein yields the protein MGKKLLMVVGDFGEDYEIMVPFQALQAVGHEVDAVCPEKAAGDAVKTAIHDFRGDQTYLEERGHDFQLNATMSDVDPADYDGLVVPGGRAPEYLRTHEIVLDTVRHFFETEKPVAALCHGPQILAAAGVLEGYEMTSYPAVRPECEAAGCSWVDEVTTDGNLVTGQAWPDHPEWIAQYLDLLGDDEPRD from the coding sequence ATGGGAAAGAAACTCCTGATGGTCGTCGGTGACTTCGGCGAGGACTACGAGATCATGGTGCCGTTTCAGGCGCTTCAGGCAGTCGGCCACGAGGTCGACGCCGTCTGCCCCGAGAAGGCGGCCGGGGACGCCGTGAAGACGGCGATTCACGACTTCCGGGGCGACCAGACCTACCTCGAGGAGCGCGGCCACGACTTCCAGCTGAACGCGACGATGAGCGACGTCGACCCCGCCGACTACGACGGCCTCGTCGTGCCGGGCGGGCGCGCCCCCGAGTACTTGCGGACGCACGAGATCGTCCTCGACACCGTCCGGCACTTCTTCGAGACGGAGAAGCCGGTGGCGGCGCTCTGCCACGGCCCGCAGATCCTCGCGGCCGCGGGCGTCCTCGAGGGCTACGAGATGACGAGCTATCCGGCGGTCCGTCCGGAGTGCGAGGCCGCCGGCTGCTCGTGGGTGGACGAGGTGACGACGGACGGTAACCTCGTGACGGGGCAGGCGTGGCCGGACCACCCGGAGTGGATCGCGCAGTACCTCGACCTGCTCGGCGACGACGAACCGCGCGACTGA